Proteins found in one Massilia sp. H6 genomic segment:
- a CDS encoding M15 family metallopeptidase, producing MLIFLALLYFCLASAAIWLVLFPARRALLVRSLFALRQRLSQRALGWQIAGSRYAGHVRDGVPGDIRASALRFVRRHRIGCAIGVPAVLIPSLLALALSSPSMLPVYEGGNAVPDVQVAALLQGERLVPPLAPPPVAFTTAEVELVRPLLVSASRNWGLMHPDFSQRLLLAFKIMKEQHGYEMALLEGYRSPARQDELANAGSHVTNARAFQSWHQYGLAADCAFLRNGKLVISEKDPWAMRGYQLYGEVAESLGLTWGGRWKMMDLGHSELRLRGVMRR from the coding sequence ATGCTGATTTTTCTCGCCCTTCTGTACTTTTGTCTCGCATCCGCTGCGATCTGGCTGGTCCTGTTTCCGGCCAGGCGTGCGCTGCTCGTGCGAAGCCTGTTTGCCCTGCGTCAGCGCCTGTCGCAACGCGCGCTCGGCTGGCAGATTGCGGGCAGCCGCTACGCCGGCCATGTGCGCGATGGCGTACCGGGCGATATCCGCGCCAGTGCGCTGCGCTTTGTGCGGCGCCACCGGATCGGCTGCGCCATCGGCGTACCCGCAGTGCTGATTCCATCGCTGCTGGCGCTGGCCCTGAGCAGTCCGTCGATGCTGCCGGTGTACGAGGGCGGCAACGCCGTCCCCGATGTTCAGGTGGCGGCCCTGCTGCAAGGAGAACGGCTGGTGCCGCCGCTGGCCCCGCCGCCGGTGGCGTTCACTACTGCGGAAGTGGAGCTGGTCCGGCCGCTCCTGGTAAGCGCCAGCCGCAACTGGGGCCTCATGCATCCGGACTTCAGTCAGCGGCTGCTGCTGGCATTCAAGATCATGAAGGAACAACATGGCTATGAAATGGCATTGCTGGAGGGCTATCGCAGCCCGGCGCGCCAGGATGAGCTCGCGAATGCCGGCAGTCATGTAACCAACGCCCGCGCCTTCCAGAGCTGGCACCAGTACGGCTTGGCCGCTGATTGTGCCTTTTTGCGCAATGGCAAGCTGGTGATCTCGGAAAAAGATCCCTGGGCCATGCGCGGTTACCAGCTGTATGGCGAAGTGGCCGAGTCGCTGGGCCTGACCTGGGGCGGGCGCTGGAAAATGATGGATCTTGGCCACAGCGAGCTGCGCCTGCGCGGCGTGATGCGGCGCTGA
- a CDS encoding VRR-NUC domain-containing protein, which yields MIRVLENEFYYLDNFERVLEWIGERYRDLLGDDELAFLAAFPALPRSARALFVRMVMRKGSLFRASKLAYAEIGCPLEASRPLLGTGWVEANPSLSLEELFDLLSKPEIGAAFHAHLPQKNARKSALLEALSPTFAGPRPFADWYRDCPDTALRIRVKPLCDRLRLIFFGNLRQDWTEFVLSDLGMFRYEQVEISHASRGLRSRGDIDQYIVLHACKERFYAGEALDEVVRDLPSHVFDNDWLESRREKLLFQIGQQYEKARDWDNAHVVYTRCRFPGARGRAIRVLEKHERFAQAFALLTEAQDAPENEAERQHLLRIAPRLARRLGHAKPAPQRNAPASRLELCLPMPAGERWVEGVVRDHLATEDAPVFYVENALANSLFGLLCWRAIFAPIPGAFFHPFHRGPADLYSLDFHQRRAAQFAQCLGALDDGSYRDIIRRHLLEKAGIASPFVHWDLLSPALLELALECIPAAHLRKWCERILADIKANRCGFPDLIQFWPAEKRYTMIEVKGPGDRLQDNQVRWIDYCAAHQMPVSVCYLQWQEAA from the coding sequence ATGATCAGGGTTCTGGAAAACGAGTTTTACTATCTGGATAATTTCGAGCGTGTCCTGGAATGGATTGGTGAACGCTATCGCGATCTGCTCGGCGACGACGAGCTCGCCTTCCTGGCCGCATTTCCTGCACTGCCCCGCAGTGCGCGCGCGCTGTTCGTCCGCATGGTCATGCGCAAGGGAAGCCTGTTCCGCGCGAGCAAGCTCGCCTATGCCGAAATCGGCTGCCCGCTTGAGGCGTCCCGCCCCTTGCTGGGCACCGGCTGGGTCGAGGCCAATCCCAGTCTCTCGCTCGAGGAACTGTTCGACCTGTTGTCCAAGCCCGAAATCGGCGCCGCCTTCCACGCGCACCTGCCCCAGAAAAATGCGCGCAAGAGTGCCTTGCTCGAAGCGCTCAGCCCCACGTTTGCCGGCCCTCGTCCGTTCGCCGACTGGTACCGCGATTGTCCCGACACGGCGCTACGCATCCGGGTCAAACCGCTGTGCGACCGGCTGCGCCTGATCTTTTTCGGCAACTTGCGCCAGGACTGGACCGAATTCGTGCTATCCGACCTCGGCATGTTCCGCTACGAGCAGGTCGAGATTTCCCATGCCTCGCGCGGCTTGCGCTCGCGCGGCGACATCGACCAGTACATTGTCCTGCACGCTTGCAAGGAACGCTTCTACGCCGGCGAGGCGCTCGACGAGGTCGTGCGCGACCTGCCCTCGCATGTGTTCGACAACGATTGGCTGGAAAGCCGCCGCGAAAAGCTGCTGTTCCAGATCGGCCAGCAGTACGAAAAAGCCAGGGACTGGGACAATGCCCACGTGGTCTATACGCGCTGCCGCTTCCCCGGCGCCCGCGGGCGTGCGATCCGGGTGCTGGAAAAGCACGAGCGCTTCGCGCAAGCCTTCGCCTTGCTGACCGAGGCGCAGGATGCACCGGAAAACGAGGCTGAACGCCAGCACCTGCTACGCATCGCGCCGCGCCTGGCCCGCCGCCTGGGGCATGCGAAGCCGGCGCCGCAACGCAACGCCCCCGCCAGCCGCCTTGAACTGTGCTTGCCGATGCCCGCCGGGGAACGGTGGGTCGAAGGCGTCGTGCGCGACCACCTGGCCACCGAAGACGCGCCGGTGTTCTATGTCGAGAACGCGCTGGCCAATTCGCTGTTCGGCCTGCTGTGCTGGCGCGCGATCTTCGCCCCCATTCCCGGCGCCTTTTTCCATCCCTTCCACCGCGGACCGGCCGACTTGTACAGCCTTGACTTCCACCAGCGCCGCGCAGCGCAGTTCGCGCAATGCCTGGGCGCGCTGGACGACGGCAGCTATCGCGACATCATCCGCCGCCACCTGCTCGAAAAGGCCGGCATCGCCTCGCCTTTCGTGCACTGGGATCTGCTGAGCCCAGCCCTGCTCGAACTGGCACTGGAGTGCATTCCGGCCGCGCACCTGCGCAAGTGGTGCGAGCGCATCCTGGCCGACATCAAGGCCAACCGGTGCGGCTTCCCCGACCTGATCCAGTTCTGGCCTGCCGAAAAGCGCTACACCATGATCGAGGTGAAAGGTCCCGGCGACCGCCTGCAGGACAACCAGGTGCGCTGGATCGATTACTGCGCCGCGCACCAGATGCCGGTGTCGGTCTGCTATTTGCAGTGGCAAGAAGCTGCTTGA
- a CDS encoding ATP-dependent DNA helicase, translating into MSDLGLKYSVAVRALCEFTAKAGDLDLRFTPSPTAQEGIAGHTVVQGRRGGSYRAEVSLCGDWGNLHVRGRADGYDPDQNLIEEIKTHRGKFSAIPDNHRHLHWAQLRVYGHLLCQQQGLAQIHLALVYYDIGSGHETVLRETQAATDLAALFAQLCEAFSRWAAMEAAHRVARDAGLAAMPFPHAHFRPGQRELAENVYRANTSGRCLLAQAPTGIGKTIGSLFPALKAMPLHRLDKVLFLAAKTPGRRLALDATASLTRATGVALRVLELTARDKACEHPDKACHGDACPLAKGFYDRLPAARTSAAQLALLDREALRSVALAHDVCPYYLGSEMARWADVVVGDYNYYFDGGAMLYALALNNGWRTSVLVDEAHNMVSRTRSMYSAELDRASLRAARAHAPEIVKKALERVGRAWTGVDKQAPAPYQVLGEVPPKLIDALHNATSAINDFLAEAPAPLDPELQRFHFDALGFLRLAESFGEHSLCDLARSGTRDSMICIRNVVPAPFLKPRFALAHSITLFSATLSPWHYFCDLLGMPANTAWADVASPFRACQLEVRVAGGISTRYQHRAASLAPIADLVARQYASRPGNYLAFFSSFDYLEGVLTQLALRHPGVPAWRQERRMSEPERAGFLDRFTLEGRGVGFAVLGGSFGEGIDLPGTRLIGAFVATLGLPQVNPVNEQLRQRMGTMFGSGYDYTYLYPGMQKVVQAAGRVIRTEQDHGVVWLIDDRFGKPDVRALLPAWWDIDGPSCLQA; encoded by the coding sequence TTGAGCGACCTTGGCCTGAAATACAGCGTGGCGGTGCGGGCGCTATGCGAATTTACCGCCAAGGCGGGCGACCTCGACCTGCGCTTTACGCCTTCGCCCACCGCCCAGGAGGGCATCGCAGGGCACACGGTCGTGCAAGGCCGGCGCGGCGGCAGCTACCGAGCCGAAGTATCGCTGTGCGGCGACTGGGGCAACCTGCACGTGCGCGGCCGTGCCGACGGCTACGATCCGGACCAGAACCTGATCGAAGAAATCAAGACCCACCGTGGCAAATTCAGCGCCATCCCCGACAACCACCGCCACCTGCACTGGGCCCAGCTACGGGTCTACGGCCACCTGCTGTGCCAGCAGCAGGGCCTGGCGCAGATACACCTGGCGCTGGTCTACTACGACATCGGCAGCGGCCACGAAACCGTCCTGCGCGAGACGCAGGCGGCGACCGACCTGGCCGCGCTGTTCGCGCAGTTGTGCGAAGCGTTCTCGCGCTGGGCTGCCATGGAAGCGGCGCACCGGGTGGCGCGCGACGCCGGCCTGGCCGCGATGCCCTTCCCGCACGCGCATTTCCGGCCCGGACAGCGCGAGCTGGCAGAGAACGTCTATCGCGCCAACACCAGTGGCCGCTGCCTGCTGGCCCAGGCGCCGACCGGCATTGGCAAGACGATCGGCAGCCTGTTCCCGGCACTGAAGGCGATGCCGCTGCACCGCCTCGACAAGGTGTTGTTCCTGGCCGCGAAAACGCCGGGTCGGCGGCTTGCGCTCGATGCCACCGCCAGCCTCACGCGCGCGACAGGAGTTGCGCTGCGCGTCCTGGAACTGACCGCGCGCGACAAGGCTTGCGAGCATCCCGACAAGGCTTGCCACGGCGACGCCTGCCCGCTCGCGAAGGGTTTCTATGACCGCCTGCCGGCTGCCCGTACTAGCGCCGCACAGCTTGCGCTGCTCGACCGCGAGGCGCTGCGCAGCGTGGCGCTGGCGCACGATGTCTGTCCCTATTACCTGGGCAGCGAAATGGCGCGCTGGGCCGACGTGGTGGTAGGCGACTACAACTATTATTTCGACGGCGGCGCGATGCTGTACGCGCTTGCCCTGAACAACGGCTGGCGTACCAGCGTGCTGGTCGATGAAGCCCACAACATGGTGTCGCGTACGCGCTCGATGTACAGTGCCGAGCTGGATCGCGCCAGCTTGCGCGCTGCGCGTGCGCACGCTCCCGAGATCGTGAAAAAGGCGCTGGAGCGCGTCGGACGCGCCTGGACCGGCGTCGACAAGCAGGCCCCGGCCCCCTACCAGGTGCTGGGCGAAGTGCCTCCCAAGCTGATCGACGCGCTGCACAACGCGACCAGCGCCATCAACGATTTCCTGGCCGAGGCGCCCGCACCGCTCGACCCCGAGCTGCAGCGTTTCCATTTCGACGCGCTGGGTTTCCTGCGATTGGCAGAATCCTTCGGCGAGCATTCGCTGTGCGACCTGGCACGCTCGGGCACCCGCGACTCGATGATCTGCATTCGCAACGTGGTGCCGGCGCCCTTCCTGAAACCGCGTTTCGCGTTGGCGCATTCGATCACGCTGTTTTCGGCGACGCTCAGTCCCTGGCATTATTTCTGCGACCTGCTCGGCATGCCTGCGAATACCGCCTGGGCCGATGTTGCCTCGCCCTTTCGCGCCTGCCAGCTGGAGGTGCGCGTTGCCGGCGGCATCTCGACGCGCTACCAGCACCGCGCCGCCTCGCTCGCCCCGATCGCCGACCTGGTGGCGCGCCAGTACGCATCCAGGCCGGGCAACTACCTGGCCTTCTTCAGCAGCTTCGACTACCTGGAAGGAGTGCTGACGCAGCTCGCGCTGCGCCATCCGGGTGTGCCAGCCTGGCGCCAGGAGCGGCGCATGAGCGAGCCCGAACGCGCCGGCTTCCTCGATCGCTTCACGCTGGAGGGGCGCGGGGTCGGCTTCGCAGTACTGGGCGGGTCGTTCGGCGAAGGCATCGACTTGCCTGGCACGCGTTTGATCGGTGCCTTCGTGGCCACGCTCGGCCTGCCGCAGGTGAACCCGGTAAACGAGCAACTGCGCCAGCGGATGGGGACGATGTTCGGCTCCGGCTACGACTATACCTACCTCTACCCCGGCATGCAGAAAGTGGTGCAGGCGGCCGGGCGCGTGATCCGCACCGAACAGGACCATGGGGTGGTCTGGCTGATCGATGACCGTTTCGGCAAGCCGGATGTGCGCGCGCTGCTGCCGGCATGGTGGGACATCGATGGCCCTTCCTGCTTGCAGGCCTAG
- a CDS encoding LytTR family DNA-binding domain-containing protein — translation MRVLIVDDEHLARALLREFLGAHPELEIVGECANGFEAVKAIAELDPELVFLDIQMPKLDGFEVVELAGSKPHYIFATAYDGFALRAFEVHAIDYLLKPFSRERLAQALGHARSRARPQAQIAHLVAEAAQRHGYLERVLIKDGPRVHVVPAASIDYIEAQDDYVQISAAGKSWLKNQRMSALETQLDPQMFIRIHRSYIVNVGSIARIEPSSKDNYCAVLKEGVTLPISRSGYQKVRELMR, via the coding sequence ATGCGCGTACTGATCGTCGACGATGAACACCTGGCCCGCGCACTGTTGCGCGAGTTTCTCGGGGCCCATCCCGAGCTCGAGATTGTCGGCGAATGCGCCAACGGTTTCGAGGCCGTCAAGGCCATCGCCGAACTCGATCCCGAGCTCGTGTTCCTGGATATCCAGATGCCCAAGCTCGACGGCTTCGAAGTGGTCGAACTGGCCGGTAGCAAGCCGCACTACATTTTTGCCACCGCTTATGACGGGTTCGCGCTGCGCGCCTTCGAGGTGCATGCGATCGATTACCTGCTCAAGCCCTTCAGTCGCGAGCGGCTCGCCCAGGCGTTGGGCCATGCGCGCAGCCGCGCCCGTCCGCAGGCGCAGATCGCGCACCTGGTGGCCGAAGCGGCCCAGCGCCACGGCTATCTGGAGCGTGTGCTGATCAAGGATGGACCGCGCGTGCATGTGGTGCCGGCAGCCAGTATCGACTACATCGAGGCGCAGGACGATTACGTCCAGATCAGCGCGGCCGGCAAGTCCTGGCTAAAAAATCAGCGCATGTCCGCACTCGAGACGCAGCTCGATCCGCAGATGTTCATCCGCATCCACCGCTCGTACATCGTCAACGTCGGTTCGATCGCACGCATCGAACCTAGCAGCAAGGACAATTACTGCGCGGTGCTGAAAGAAGGCGTCACACTGCCGATCAGCCGCAGCGGCTACCAGAAGGTTCGCGAACTGATGCGCTAG